The following coding sequences are from one Rutidosis leptorrhynchoides isolate AG116_Rl617_1_P2 chromosome 11, CSIRO_AGI_Rlap_v1, whole genome shotgun sequence window:
- the LOC139874252 gene encoding auxilin-related protein 1-like: protein MDDFGMLAKDFGYRPQGKSAPMKSTGVDRRNRPNSPFNSDGKDVYNDLFGGSTNHTNVNSKSTPSMSDFDYDSIFNSSTSNNDAKSNPRASNSNNSPVYDKPLYDDDDDDIFDGLPGMKSKQVPSSASVREVDDISASIPKQSDQFDDLLGSLGRTAKAEPIRQSSGKSPGGLDDLIPGFGTSSPASSSRWRSDPSPTSTGKAKEKSNAVEDPFVILESMSTPIGKSRSSKSGISSPSEDLFGDISSLNSSNKPAPASTKEANNRKTGQTHSEEGSGVSSARSSVSKEPLDESFFGYSESQPQKTPLDDRHESHQTVFDMPPASRHSRTSFDETNSPVGTSPKSDEHVRSHDDIWLTVSEIPLFTPITSAPPPSRPPPPIPRRARYSEKESFASTTRTSDNDSSSSSDPFKYSQYGNASRNREPTQVDMNEWVMDEEITREREREEERRLERERMREAEREKARQAVERANREARERAATEARLKAERAAVQRAQTEARERAAVEARERAERSAAEAKERAAAEKAAVEAREKEALEKAAVAKAQADARRRAERAAVERVTAEARERAAAEARERVAAEARERATAEARERAAAVAATKLNQRKNDNDLDAFFSTSSQPNSVPRARESSGSATDPLSQDKQGPDGAHGASNARDPSSVRKASSTTNFVDDLSSIFGAPSPAGEFQDVECETEDRRRARLERQQRTQERAAKALAEKNQRDMQIQKEQEERQRVSYTLDVEIKRWSAGKEGNLRAMLSTLQYVLWPECGWQPISLTDLITGANVKKAYRKATLCIHPDKVQQKGANLQQKYVAEKVFDLLKEAWNKFNSEELF, encoded by the exons ATGGACGATTTCGGCATGTTAGCGAAGGATTTCGGTTATCGACCGCAAGGCAAATCCGCTCCAATGAAATCAACCGGTGTAGATCGCCGCAACCGACCAAATTCGCCGTTCAATTCTGACGGAAAAGATGTATATAACGACCTATTTGGCGGTTCAACAAATCACACAAACGTTAACTCGAAATCAACGCCGTCGATGTCTGATTTCGATTACGATTCAATTTTTAATAGTAGTACTAGTAATAATGACGCTAAAAGTAACCCTAGGGCTTCGAATTCTAACAATTCACCGGTTTATGATAAACCgttatatgatgatgatgacgacgacaTATTTGATGGATTGCCAGGGATGAAGAGTAAACAGGTACCTTCTTCTGCTTCGGTGAGAGAAGTTGACGATATTTCCGCATCGATACCGAAACAGAGTGATCAGTTTGATGATTTGCTTGGGAGTTTAGGTCGAACGGCGAAAGCGGAACCGATCAGGCAGAGTAGTGGTAAGAGTCCTGGAGGCTTGGATGATTTAATTCCTGGATTTGGAACTAGCAGTCCTGCATCTAGTAGCAG ATGGAGATCAGATCCAAGCCCTACATCAACTGGAAAAGCAAAGGAAAAATCTAATGCAGTAGAAGACCCATTTGTGATTCTAGAATCTATGTCAACCCCTATTGGTAAATCCAGGAGCTCAAAGTCTGGAATATCGTCACCAAGTGAGGATTTGTTTGGTGACATAAGCTCTCTTAACAGTTCTAATAAACCTGCACCCGCTTCTACAAAGGAAGCAAATAACAGGAAAACGGGTCAGACCCATTCGGAAGAAGGATCCGGTGTTAGCAGTGCGAGAAGTTCTGTTAGTAAAGAGCCATTAGACGAATCATTTTTTGGATACTCTGAAAGCCAACCACAGAAAACGCCTTTAGATGATCGGCACGAATCTCATCAAACAGTCTTTGACATGCCACCTGCTTCTAGACATTCACGTACATCTTTTGATGAGACGAATTCTCCAGTGGGCACGTCACCTAAATCAGATGAGCATGTGCGTAGTCATGATGATATATGGCTGACTGTGTCAGAGATCCCTTTGTTCACACCAATTACTAGCGCCCCACCACCTTCAAGACCCCCTCCTCCAATACCAAGACGTGCTAGATATTCTGAAAAAGAATCATTTGCTTCAACTACCAGAACATCTGATAAtgattcctcttcctcttcagatccTTTTAAATATTCCCAATATGGTAATGCTTCTAGAAATAGAGAACCCACGCAGGTAGATATGAATGAATGGGTAATGGATGAAGAGATAACACGGGAAAGGGAGAGAGAAGAGGAAAGGAGGCTtgagagagagaggatgagagaaGCTGAAAGGGAGAAGGCCAGACAAGCTGTAGAGAGAGCTAACAGGGAAGCTCGTGAAAGAGCAGCCACTGAAGCTCGTTTAAAGGCAGAGAGGGCTGCGGTTCAGAGAGCTCAAACTGAGGCTCGTGAGAGGGCAGCTGTGGAGGCTCGGGAAAGAGCAGAAAGGTCTGCTGCAGAAGCCAAGGAACGAGCTGCAGCCGAAAAGGCTGCTGTAGAAGCCAGGGAAAAAGAAGCATTAGAAAAAGCTGCTGTAGCAAAGGCCCAAGCAGATGCAAGGCGTAGAGCAGAGCGTGCTGCTGTAGAAAGAGTGACTGCTGAGGCTCGAGAAAGAGCAGCTGCTGAGGCAAGAGAGAGAGTAGCTGCTGAGGCAAGAGAGAGAGCCACTGCAGAAGCTCGGGAAAGGGCTGCTGCGGTTGCCGCCACAAAATTGAACCAACGAAAGAATGATAATGACCTTGATGCCTTTTTCAGCACAAGTTCCCAACCAAACAGTGTGCCTAGGGCAAGAGAATCTTCG GGGTCTGCAACTGATCCACTATCGCAGGACAAACAAGGACCAGATGGGGCCCACGGGGCTTCTAATGCTAGAGACCCGTCCAGTGTGAGGAAAGCATCTTCCACGACCAATTTTGTTGATGATCTTAGCTCAATTTTTGGAG CTCCTTCGCCAGCTGGCGAATTCCAAGATGTTGAATGTGAAACCGAGGACAGACGGAGAGCTAGGCTGGAAAGGCAACAACGCACTCAAGAGCGTGCG GCTAAGGCACTTGCTGAAAAAAATCAACGAGATATGCAGATTCAAAAGGAACAGGAAGAAAGACAA aggGTCTCTTACACTTTAGATGTCGAAATCAAGCGCTGGTCTGCAGGGAAGGAAGGAAATCTGCGTGCGATGCTATCAACATTACAATAT GTTCTTTGGCCTGAATGCGGTTGGCAGCCTATTTCGTTGACCGATTTGATCACTGGTGCCAATGTGAAAAAGGCTTATCGAAAGGCTACTCTGTGTATTCATCCAGATAAAGTACAACAAAAGGGAGCTAATCTTCAACAAAAATATGTCGCTGAGAAGGTTTTTGACCTCCTCAAG GAAGCATGGAACAAGTTTAATTCAGAGGAGCTCTTCTAA